Within Candidatus Bathyarchaeia archaeon, the genomic segment TTAAGCGTGCGAGAAAGGTTCGTTAAGGACCCAACTCCTGCACTGGCCAAGTCTTCGGCCAATACTGTAGCGTCTAGCCAGTCATCTCCCACGACTGCCTCGTTCGCTGCCAAAATGCAAAGGCTGCCATTCATCTGTTTTTCTGGCTCTGTTCCTTGAAGGGGGACAATCAAGCTGACTTTGTTGTTCTCTATATCGAAAACGTTACCGAGTTGCTCGGTTGTGATTCCACTAAGGTCAGCCAGCTTGGATGTGCTAGGTTGAGCCTCTGGCAATTTCTCGTGAGTAATCTTGATGGGAACAGTTGTTCTAGGTTCGTCTAACAAAGCAACAAGTATGATCCTGAACGTCTCGAGCTTGTATGGCTCCTGTGCGGCTTCGGCTACTTCCTGAGCGACTTTGACTTTGGCAAGTAGATCCTTCTTATCCAACGTCACTCCTTCCGATTTGTTCCGGTGGGTTTGCTGGCGCCATTGTCGACGAAGCTTTCACCGCTGTTTGTGAGCGTCCAGGCCTTCTTGCTGTCTTTTTCTCCGGCTTCCATGATGTATCCTTTCCGAATATTCTTGTTGACGGTCTCATTGATGTTCTTGGGTACGGGTTCTCTTGCTTCCTTGAAGGCAGCTTCGAGGTCTGTGATGTTGAAAGACTGCAGGGCGGAGAATCGCTCTAAGTAAAAACCCAAGACTACTACTTTGTCGGTATCTGTAGAGACTCCCTTTTGAAGCATGAATTCTCTAATTGAGAGCTTCTTTGTTCCAGCGGATGGGATGGGTTCGCTAGGCGACTCGAGTTTAGAAACTCTCGTGTCGAGATCGGCAACGAGCTCCTTTAACCTCTCGATTTCCTTGGAAACACTAGCCATTATAGATTTGTACCTCTCACGTATCGGTAGCCATCTGGGGTCTTGATTCTTCTCAAGAGTCCTCTTTTTGTCAAGCTGAGAAGCGTTCCCGATAGAGTTGTTAGTGGATAGATGAGTCCGTTCGTAGCCAAAGCGTCCTTTACTTCGCTGATGCCTCTCTGATTCGCTCCCCAATCAGATTTGAAGAGGTCGCTTATTGCCTCGGAAAGCCTTGTGCTTCTAGAAATGGATGGAATTTCTGCCTGGGAGTAGGTTGCTTGAGTGACCTGTGCAGAAGGTTGGTTAGTCTTCGCAATTTCGTCCGCAACGTCGTTGAGAACCTCTAGAATTTCACCAAACTCCTCTCGCCTGCCTGTTACCTGAACCTTGTAGGAGCCAATGTTGCGCTCGACCGTTATCTGCAAAGGCATGTGTCATTGAATCAAGGGGACGTACTTAAGGCTTGAGTATGCACAAAGATATGCTGAAATGATGTGAATTTCTTCCCATATTCTAGAGCAACCTCCAGCCCCTGCTGGGCCGCTCATGGCTTGTATATCTTCAGATAATTGATTCGTCTCATTCATTATGATGCGATATTGGCGCCGGGAGTGACCCAGCAGACACTGGCGGCTGCACTCGAATATGTGTCATAAAACGATGAGAGGCCCTTCCTATGCACCCAATATCAATGGGCATCCTCCAGCGTCGGCTGGGCTAACCTCGGCCTTGATATCGTAGAATAGTCTAGGCACACTGGGCGTTGTATGGAATGGGTCGCTCGTGGGTAGGTAGGAGACCCGATGAGCCTTGGAGTGTTCTGGGGATCCCGCTGGTCGAAGAAAGAAGGTGCGGGAGAAAAACCCAAAGGTTTGTCGCCCGACGCGCGGAGCGCGGCGGGCTAGAGGAATCAAGGATTCCGCGATGACAACTGAAGCTGGCGAATGAGGCTGTCCTGTCTCTGAATGACCTTCCTCAAACCGTCTATGGTTTCATGAAGTAAAGGTTCATCGAACGACCTGTTGTCCATTGTGGGATTCCGAAGGTCTGTAAGTGACAAGTAAGGAGCCAGGCATCTACCGTATTCTCTTATCAGTTCTGACCAGTCTTCGAGGGTGTAAGCACTAGCTCCATATCCGACCTCTAACTTGTCTCCCATTAGGAAGTCCCAATCGTTGACTGGCATCGGTGTCTTCTGAGCTATTGTGTGGAATCGTTTCCTAAGATAGTGGCTCGTCAGCTTTACCCCATGCTTTGACCTAGCGTAGTTTGTAATCTGCTTCCACAAGTAGGAGTAGTTCGGAAAGGGATTGATCCGGCCTGTCTCTTTGGCTATTTGGATGACTGCCTCTGCTACTCTTCGAGGTATCAAACAGATGTGCGGCATGCGTGTCTTGTTTTGCCAGAACTCGATGTTGACGATTGAGAAATCGTCGTTGTAGTGCTCTATTTGGTCGATTCTAACCGCTTTGCATAGGCAGTGAATCCTTTGACCTGCGTAGGCTTGGTATTCCATGAGTGTCCGATTCTCGAAGGTCTGGGCCAGGAAGATATCTCTTAGAATGCCGTCACTGATCTTCTTGGTTCTTGAAACCGGATGGAAGTCAATGCTCATTTGAAGCCTTGCCCTGTTCTCTCTGAATATCCCAAGGACTGTGTTTCCCACATGGCGGTGGGTGGATATGGGTTGCAGATTCGAGAAGCGCAAGAGTTTGTCTTCAATCATGAAGTCGGATGGGTGCTGCTGTTTCCATTTTACCAAGTCTGAAACGGCATGGTCTGTAATATCAGTCCCGAGGTAGGTGAGGAACTTCACCGAGTAATGGAGGACCATCCAAATTGAGCGTCGGCTGATGTAGCCATTGTTTCTCTTCTTGGCTTTGATCGCTTCGAAGTACTGTTCAATTGCGGGGTCTTTCGCGATAATCTCAGCAAATGTGGATGTGGGGTTTCTCGGTTTCCTTGGTCTCCATACATGCAGTGTCTTGAATTCCGAGTTGGTTCCTGTGGGGAAGAGGACGATTCTATTGGCCTTGAAGATGCTTCTAACATGGGAAGAGTAGTTGTGTTTGTTCTTGTTCGCTTCGTAGAATCCTTTGAGTGCTCTTTCGAGGCTCCCGTCGTGAGGTGTAGCAGCTAGCCTTCGGGCGACAATGTCGCTGAAAGCATGGTTTGAGGGCCCAATCTCGCAGAATTTGAGGAACTTATAGGCGGCAGACCTAATGCGAGTGTTGACCTCGTATGGTATTCTTCCATACCTCTCTTTCCGTTTGCTCAGGCAGAGCTGTATTACAGGATCAGAGCAGACGATGTCTAGTGTTCTTTTTCCAGTATAGGGCCTCACGATTACGGGCTCACGGGTAACGGATTAGCTTGAAACCCAAAGAGGAATCCATGACTTGAGGGTCGGCGTTTTATTCAGCGGCGGAAAGGACTCGACCTATGCGGCATGGCTCGCTTCAAAGAAGGACGAACTCGCCTGCCTGGTCACGCTCTTCCCGAAGTCAGACATGTCGTTCATGTTTCATTACCCTGATTTGGAATGGACGAGCTTGCAGGCCGAGGCAATCGGGGTCCCTCAATTGACCTGGAGTACAGAAGGGGTCAAGGAAGAAGAGCTCACTGACCTCGAGAGGTCGCTCGCGAGCGCGAAGTCCGGGTTCGGATTGCAAGGCATCTACACGGGGGCCCTCGCCAGCGTGTACCAGAAGACCAGGGTCGAGAGGGTCTGCGAGAACCTTGGACTGGAATGCCTCTCCCCGCTCTGGAGGGTCGACCCCGAAGCTCATCTGCGGCGGCTTGTCAAAGACGGCTTCGTGCCAATGGTTGTCAGCGTGTCGGCGCTCGGGCTGGACCAGAGCTGGCTCGGACGGATATTGGACGGGGAGGCCGTCGACGAGCTGGTGGTC encodes:
- a CDS encoding diphthine--ammonia ligase; protein product: MRVGVLFSGGKDSTYAAWLASKKDELACLVTLFPKSDMSFMFHYPDLEWTSLQAEAIGVPQLTWSTEGVKEEELTDLERSLASAKSGFGLQGIYTGALASVYQKTRVERVCENLGLECLSPLWRVDPEAHLRRLVKDGFVPMVVSVSALGLDQSWLGRILDGEAVDELVVLGAKFKFNVGLEGGEGETFVLDCPLFTKMVEVQESTKHWRGDSGYLQISKARLVPKA